In the genome of Impatiens glandulifera chromosome 6, dImpGla2.1, whole genome shotgun sequence, the window TCGAGGACCACACAAGTGAAGCCCAACTTACAATTTGACCTTTTTTCCGAATAACGTTCCAAATCGCACTTGACTTAATTTTCCCATTTTCTTCCGCTTTCCACAAGTGCACATCAGCCATATTACAAATATTGAGACCGTTCAAATGATCAATAGCTTTTTTGCCTTCCAAGACTCTAGTAATAACCGAAACCCAAAGCCCGCTATGAATGTTATGGAGCGTGGCAGCCGCACAATCCGTCCGGATCCTTAGGCCTCGGAATTCATCTCTATTAATCAATGGTTTTTTTTCGAACCATGGGTCGTGCCAAAACAGAGTGCCACACCCATCACCAATTCGGATGTCAAATATCGAACCAATGCTGTTTTTGAGCTTCAATATCTTCTTTAATGACCAAGCCTTGTCGTCGGTAATTTTGCACGTTCATATGTTCATTTCACGTTTCATAAACCGGGagtgcacccatttgacccataagGAATCCTGCTTAGATTATAAGGCCCATAAATGCTTGTAAGTAACGGCATGATTCCATTCGACACAATTCTTCAAACCCACACCTCCTTCATCCTTAGGTTTACACACATCAGTCCACTTGACTTTTTTCCCCCACGGCCATGAGTGCCCCAAATGAAGTCCCGTAATAATGTATCAAGCTCCTGCATCACCTTCTTAGGAAGAACAATTTGTTGAGACCAATACCCGATAAGCCCCATTACCACGCTGCCCACCAATTCAATTCTTCCCGCATAAGATAACTTCTTGGTAGCCCAACCCATAATCACGTTTTTGACCTTCTCAATAAGTGGCCTGCAATGTACTACATGAATCTGCCTTACCGTAAGTAGAATCCCCAAGTAACGGACCGAAAACGACCCTTCAGAGATGCCCATGATGTCTTGTATCCTTGCCTTTATTTCGTCATTAACACCGCCATAGAACGCTGCACTTTTTTCCTCATTAATCAATAAACATGTAACATCATAAAAGAAGTTAATAGCATCTTTTATAGTTTTAACGGTATCAACATCGGCACGTGTAGTCGTCAGCAAAACAAAGGTGAGTAATCTTCTCCTCCTCGTAGAAAGGGTGGAAAGTGTAATGACGGTTCTTTCAGAATGTCGTTAAGACACTCTCAAAGAACTCCATGATCAACacaaagataaaagaagagagaGGGTCACCCTGTCTCACGCCACTTTCGCCTTTGAAGTAGCCAACGTGCGCTCCATTGACACACACAACGAAACGGGAGGTagaaacgcactgcataattCATTCAATGAAGATTCTAGGGAAGCCCAAGACGACAAGAAAATCATTGATAGTTTCCCACTTGACGAAATCAAAAGCTTTGCGAATGTCAATTTTAAACGCACCCTGAGGCGAGATCCTCTTTTTCCCATAACCTTTAAGAATGTTCTGCATTAAGAGAATGTTATGCGATAGACCTACCGGGTATAAATGCATATTGACCTAGACTAACAATGCTAGAAATCACTTTTTGAAACCGTTTTGCAAgtatttttgaaatgattttataaacaaCGTTACAACATGAAATTGGTCGGAAGTCTTGTATTTTTTCAGGCACGAAACTTTTGGGAATGAGGTTCAAAATAGTTAGATTCCATTTCTTTAGCATTTTACGATTCCTAAAAAACTCTAAAACCCCCTCTGTAATGTCATGACCAACAATGTCCCAATTTACTTTGAAAAACTCCGCGTTAAACCCATCTGGACCGGGACTTTTGTTACCATTAATATTAGTCAGGGCCTTCCAAACCTCCTCTCTCGAGACAACCCTAATAAGATCACGACTATCATCAACAGAAATCCTCTTGTCAACAATCTGATAGAGCGTATTAAGATGACTATACTGCTGCCCAGCCTTAGTACCCATAAGACCCTGATAATATTGGACAGCCAAATCCTGAATCTGATCCTGGCCTTGCACAAAATCTGCATTGTCTTTTTGAGCCTATGGACATTGTTTCTAAGGTTCCTAGAAGAGCATTTCCGATAAAAGAAGGTCGTGTTCTTATCCCAGAGAGAAATCCAATTATGTCTCGATTTTTGTTTACCGAAGCTTTCCTCCATTAAGCTGAGCTTTCTGAAAGAATTAAGGACAGACTTTTCTTCCTCTCAAAGATTGTCATCAGCATCATTTCCAAAGAACCTCATCAAGAACCTCTCTAGCAGCCATTACCCTCTTAGAAATGTTGCTAAATTTTCTGCGATCAAACTTAACAAGCTGATTCTTAAGGAGCCTTAAATTTTCAGAAACCATGAACATATTGGAACCATCAACCTGCGTACTCCAAACCTCATTAAGGATGCTTTTGAAGTTGCTTTTatccatccaaaaattgaaGAACTTGAACGTGTGTCTCATCTTCTTATCCTTCTCCCAAAAAAGCTTGATCGGACAATGGTCAGAGATTCCCGGGTTAAGGACATGGATATGACTCATCGGGTATTTGACAGCCCAACTCGCATTGATAAGACCCCTATCGATTCTGCTCCTTCTGATATGCTCATCACCTCTCATCGaggaccaagtgaagaagttgcCAGAATTGGTTGGCTCAACACAACCAATGTCACGAATGCAATCATTAAAATCAATCATGTCATGAATGAAATCAGAATCCGGACTTCTCTCATTTTCAGCCATAGTAACATTAAAATCCCCCAAAACTGCCCATGGGTCTTTATCATCAATTCTATCTTTTAGACATCTCCATAATAGACTTCTGTCTGTGATCGAATTAATACCGTAGACAATAGCTAACCGAAAAGAATTATCATCAATCTTGCTTTTAGCTTCAACCATAATAACCTAATTAGAAGTATAGAGCATTTTGACATCAACCACTTCAACATTCCAAGCAACCCAAATACTATCGGTTCTATTATTAGAGTTATGTAACAAGCCCCATTTACTGTCCATACAAAGACATTTGATTCTATCAACATTGCGATCCTTCACCTTGGTTTCAAGAATTCCCAAGATAGTAAGCTTCTGATCATCAATAATTTTACGAATTTCCTTGCTTTTGATGGGATCGTTAATGTCCCGTATATTCCATGTCATAATATTCATAAAGTGATATGCAAGTTAGATTCATGAATTTCATTGTCATCATGGTTAACAAGTTGCCTAGCCATTTCATAATCCCTTCCAACGCTGCTATCATTTTCTGAAAACCTATAAGCATCACTATCTTGGCTGTCCTCAATTGTCATCGATTGATTAGCTTCAAGATTGGGGCAGTAAATGGGCATTGAATCATTCTCGTTAGGAACTAGTAACTCAACATTATTGTGCTTACAATTATCaatcaatataatttaactCTGTTTACCTTCAATATCAGTGTCATAGATCCCTACTAATCCAGAACCAATATCACCCAAACCTGCTGTACCTGAATTTTCCCAACCGACCAAAGCAGCCTCAGAAGTCACCAACCCAGAATTAGCTAATGATGACCCAACAGACCCACCAAACTTATCATAACCATCAGACCCATTAAATCCTGCAACAACTGAACAAGAAAGACCAGCCAACCCAACCACAAGGGTTGCAAAACTAGGAACAACCATCGCAGACTATTTTGCCAAGGATAACCCTTCCTCAGACCCTGCATAATCAAACTCTGTTGGAACTGAAAGCCCGACCAGACTTGCAACGGATACAACCAACCCAGATATTAACGTTTTATACCGACCCGACTCAAGCCTTGCTAAATTAGAGTATACAACATGACCTTCATCAGTAGTTTTATTATTACCCAGCACATGTTGAAGCCCAACTCTACAgatttttttatcatcaccagAATGTACACTCTGATACCCCCAATATTATTTCCAACCCAACCAAGCACTCTAAGCCGACGATCAGCACATTCCTCGAACCTTTGAATATCCTGACCGCAGCCATGACTTAGAATTGTATTAGGGTTTTGATTACCGTATTTAAGATTGGAATCAATGTGAGTTCCTGGAATAAGTTGACACAAACCATCTCTCATTGTAAAATCAAACTCAGTACCCAAGAAGTTAGGTCTAGGACCAATGTCAGGGCTAAGAAGTCTACGGTCCAATTTACTTGTGAGGAGAATAGTGCTGCAGGAACTAAGAGACTTTTGATTGGAGCAAGAATGTTCTTTTTCATGACTGAGATTAGGAATCAGATCCTTATCCCTATCACCCTGATTGGGGGATTTATGACCTTTCACTAAAAGCTCACCATTCTGCatagtattattataattctttGGAAAAATATCATGATCATGGATGTAAGGGGTGGTTGAGCAAGAATTCCCACGGTCTTGATCAAGAACACAGTCCTAACCTGAGATGACAAGGTCCTGATCAGAGATGACATTGTCCATACCTGGATTGACACAGTCTTGATCAGCAATGATACGGTCCCGACCTGGGATGACAAGGTCCTGATCAGAGATGACATTGTCCAGACCTGGGATGACTCGGTCCTGACCAGCAATGACATTGTCCTGACCTGGGATTACATAGTCCTGACCTGAGATGACAAGGTCCTGACCTGGAATGACACAGTCCTTGTTAGGGATGACATAGTCTTGACCTGAGTTGACACAGTCCTGACCCTGAGCGAATAACATTACATATTGTTCAATTTCCTGTCTAACACCAAGATTCTGATTCTGATCCAGCAATCCAACTCGTTTCTGCACCCAGACCTATTTcaactttctcttctttttcattattaacCCATGACTTTTCTTAACCTCCTGTAGGAGAGATAAATTGCAAACCTTTTCATCAGATAGATTGCTAGCCATCATATTGTTAGCTTCCAAGCTCTCATTACACTTCCCATGGTAACTTGGGGAAAAAGCCAGCATACTCTTATCCTGAAAAGCAGTATCACCATTAATACCCTTAACTCTATTACTCGCCATAACCGTTTGACAATCTTTTTCTGCTTCTCAATCCATTTGTATGTCCCTGATCCTTTTTTCCTAAAATTACTCATTGCCTTGACATCAAGACAAACAAACTTTCCAGATTTTAGAAACCAACTCGTATTATCACATTGCCCAGACTGATGAGCAAGAGGCTTAGGGTCAGCAACAACGTTTCTATTGTTTAGACCAACTACTGGGGTGGGAACACTGGAATTGGGAGGATTACTAGTGTTTGGAGAACAAGTATTATTGACAGGACAATTCTTAATAGAGTGGGTAAAAGTGTTGCACCTAATACAGCGATTCAGCCTCCATTCGTATTGCACACCAATGGTATAAGAGGAACCCAACCTATCTTGTAGTTCAAGCTTCATGGGAAGGTGGCTGCTTGGATGAATTTCAACACTCACTCTGGCAATGGATGCTCGTTCATATccttccattgctgggtcaaacataagagGCTTCCCAAGCATTCCTGCAATATATGCAAGACCTGTAGGATTGCAAATGTGTGGAGAAATATTTTTGAGTTTGACCCAGATTTTCTCCAACTCATGAGGTTTACAATTTGTGTTGAGCTTTTCACACCACTTATATATCTTGAATCTCTGACTTTTGATAAATGTATACTCAGCATTAATGATTCCCTGCAACTCACTGCCATTGCGGAAGGATAGAAAGTAAAACCCAAAATCATTAACAGTGACCTTCTCAAGACCAGCTTTCTCCCATAGTTCCAAAAGAGTATTTTTAACAACATTGAATGGGATCTTAGTAttgcccataaaatgaccaacaAGGACAAAATCCCAAGTTTTGACACAaacttcttcaatttctggcgGGAGTTTGAACTTATATGGCTGATCAAGGGTAATCACAACCAATGAAGAAGTATCAACACTGAATTTACCCTTTTAAGGGTCAGGCGTGGCAGTTCTGTTCCATATGTTACCTTCCAGCCAGGATCTTCCAGGATTACTTCTAACTGAATATACTTGGGCTTTAGGACATTTAGAAGCTTCCTTAATTAAATCAACCGACCATTTAACAACAATATCATACTGACTCttatcaaacaaatttcaatCCTGTAAATAATGGACATTGAACTGGATATTCAGCTGTTCTAAACGGTCCTTAGCCATCATGATTTCCTGTCTTCTAGCCTCGAGCGATAACTTTCTTATCTGATTACGAAGCCCAGATAGATTTGctatctcattttttttcatcaacCAAGCTTGAGGAATTTCATTAGAGATAGGCTAAGGAGGAGCACGAGGATTACTAACATTAGAAGAAATAGGACTGGCGTTAGTGGAAATAGCACCAGAACTCTCATTGGGATCAAAACCTTTCTTTTGCATAGTACTAGCCTTTTCAGCCCACCTGACCCTCCTACCGTTATTGGCAGATCCAACTCTTTTAAGAATATCGGCATTAGGATCTGGTTCCTTTAACATTATTACTTGTCATTTCAATATAAAGGTTGGATACATCGTCCATATTCTTATATGATGTTTATACTTTGATTACACACAAAAATAAGTAGAACTACTTATATGATTAAATTCCATATGATAGATCATCCCTTTAATAcgaaaaatatttgattttaaaaagtaatatttttaatatgaaataaaatatagtattattttttggttttaaaggAAAGGAAACACGTGACAGCTAATTCTGTCCTATTGATAAATTTCAGGTAGGTTGACCTTAAACCTAGATTGTCCCAATTTAGACACAAACCCTTAAACTAGCTTAGGTGTTTTTTTGGATATCCTAAATTTCCGTGGCAACTTGTTTCGGCGGCTGCGAGAAACCCTAGCCAGAAGTCGAACCCCCTTCTTTCGGCGGCTGCCATTTGAGAAATTAACCCTAGCTCGATCTCCCTTGTTTTGGCGGCTGCCCATTTGAGAAACCCTAGCTCGATCCCCTTGTTTCGGTGGCTGTCCATTTGAGAAACCCTAGCTCGATCCCCTTTGTTTTCGGCGGCTGCCCATTTGAGAAACCCTGGCTCGACCCCCCATTTTCTTCTCGTTCGTTGTTTGACTTCTCGCTGCTCTAGATCCATCAGAGTCTATCTATCAAAGGAAGCTTCTagaaattaaactatatatatatacttaataagattttttctttttgtatgtGGTTTTCTTTCAAGAAATCAATAGGATAATCTAAACATAATAACATTCTTATATTGAGTGCTtacaaataatttcatattCGATTCAAATTGAAAGCACCTATTCGAAAGTAGAGTCATAATTATAACGAGCGGTTGTATAAGCATCTCCAtctggataaaaaaaaaattaataagttaaatgattCATAGACTTTGTTTGAGGAAGATtattcagattttttaaaaacgATTAAAACAAGATTATTCAGATTGATTCAACTTCTCCggcaattttttcaaaaaacattcattcaaaataataattaaaattttatcttagtATTAACATCGAtctaatactttttttaatggATAGTTTCTTTTTcgtttaaaatgtcaaaatgtttatcttaaaaattgcaataatttattatacggTCATGTTACACATTTTCTAGgtgagttttattaaaaaaattgtaaaataaacgcatgagataataaaaattgaaccaATAATTTTATGACATTAAAATTTGATGAGATATAATTTGAGAGTTACAGTCTAaagtcataatattttgtacgatttaacaaataatctaccacttttattaaattaaaataagaaagtagGTATACATAGGATCAAAGTTTCAATCAGAGTGACCTCAGTGACTTCCATAAAGAGGAAGACGAGATAAATCGAAACGaaagaaatgaaatatttaacaaaaacatttatataaatttaaaaatataatgttaccTAGAGATGTGATagcataaatatataaaacaagaaTGAGATAGAATATTTTGCTAACGCTCTCAATTATCTAAATCTACGCGGTTTGAGATAGATCGAGTCTATAACTCTACTAATAACAAGTGAAAACGAAGATAGAGAACTCTCGGAGAGGCGGCGCTAAACTAGGGTACGATGAGAGAAAGAAAGCGTATAGAGAGGCGCCGCACATCTACTAGGGTATGATTTAGAAATGTGAGAAGATGAATGCTATTTATAGAACCCTAATTGGAgttaaggccttgtttgtttatagaattaatttaatttactagttttatatattggtttgtaattattatatttaataaatttaaagtggagttaaatataatatttacaacttttataGAACAAAGTTATCAACAAAcctattttctaatattttctcaatctccaaatataatatttttaccctttttatataatacattattttcatttcacttttcatattttatctcccaacattttaacttctttttttaaaaaaaaaaatcaccttAGTCCCCCAACTTCaatttagaattaaattaacctaaaattattgtttttaattgattttggtCCTGACTTCAATTTGgaattaaattaacttaaaatcattgtttttaaatgaatttgatcttaagtttttttaacaattatgtCCCCAACTTTGGTTTAAAGTAAAACCGTctcaaataattgaaattattttactttatttttttatacttctTCCTAAATGTTACCATTTCtctaatgtttatttttttatatgtaatttcTTATTTCAATTAAATGACTTTCATTATGATAACAAACTAATCAAAACTGAACCTATATAtgtaaagttatttatttatttctttgaaaCTTTGTTTAaggatttaattataaaatgagagTTTAACTAGTAACTACCATCCtatctatatttttaaacatttaaaaataaaataacatattaaaaaaatctttaaaaaagcATGTTAACTAGTGGTGAACTATATATCCTTCTATTTAAATCTTAGTAGCAACacattatttattcttatttaattttgtataaatatttttgataaagataaaacaaGTTACTCTATTATTCTAggataaaattagttaattagtatatatatatataaaagattttatttatgttattaaaatgttaaatttcaATGTTAGTTCTcttaactaaaaaaatgttaaatgttaaattttattattgttatgtattaattaatttatttttcttttttacaaaaaatCATTTTGCAAAACGATAAATcatgatattaaaataaaaaacgacacttaataagttatcgaactcgtaaatcatcgagaagaacgattaactcctcGACAGACTCTACTGGTTTTCTAAACTAATCTCAGAAAGCttcgtaataataatattatgaatgatacgtatTTAACGACTACGAACATTGAAAAtttgacgatttctctccaactagttaatccaccaaaaaataattgagatggtAACCCAACTATATAGGTCTGTATATCAGTCACATCAATTCAAACTTCTCAGCAAGTATCCAAAGACTCGAGCATCACCAAATAAATCTTAGTAATACttcaaaaaaaacttcaaatgcTAATCACCCCTCGACAATATTAAAGTAAATGAGTAGTCGATTTAACATTTTCGTGGTACATaagactaaccataatacatcatttttcattcacatatAATCTGTTAGAATTCCACCATTAATAACGTTATATTCAATAAACGAGATATTGGTTGGAATTTTTTCCCccaaaatttttcaaaacaaattaaaattatataaaattatcttaatgAACAACTAGTAGTTATGCCCACATgaaaaattactttttatttctgATCCGGGTTTATTATCAGAGTTGGTTATCATGATGCCGACCCTGATAAGCCTAGCAATCCCTGGGATAGGGAAGTCCACTCCTTAGGGCagcccatttattaaaataaacaagatatttctagtattttttaaacataattagaTTTAGCCTAATCATTAGATCTAACTTCACTAAAACTTTTTTTCCTTCATTTTTTTAGCTGTCAAAATTGACGTTTTTTTAGGCTGGGGCAGCCCAATACTCTGGGCCGTTATTGATAATGATCCTCACCGTAACAATCATCCCgtttaattaaagtattttttttaaaaaaaaaattgaacctaaaattcattatttattatgtacgatttttttttccttaaactAATTTTGTGAGTTGTATTAATTAGTGAAcatgaattataaaatttataaaatattatttaaaatttaaaaaaattatttaaaattttaatttattttaatttttgagaaaCAGAAGATACCGAACTAATGACACTAATTTTCAGTTGGGTAGGTTAGGCCTCTCCTATCCAGGCCCGGCCCAAGGAGAGGATCCTCCGTGTGATTGCATTTAACATTAAACTTGTTATCTTTggctttttatttaaaaactagtAAAAATTCAATGAGACATTATTCTTCCTTTAACTTAGGTCGGATTTAGTGAAATCAAATATAGGATAAATGACTTTGGTtacttgagttattttaattggcagttattttttaatttattttatcaaaaatttaaaaaattgaccactttttttttatatggtgGGACCTTCTGTtacattttatttctctttattttttcattttattatttattatatattaaaatattttaacttaattttataaaatttaaatttttaaatatgagagaaaattttaatcaattaaaaattcaaataacccaacctcaaacaagtttttaagaaaaaatagtcgtctttatattattttggaattgtatctcaattttataataaaatattaaatttgtagtTGAACttttaatgagaaaataaaaaaaaaatatatttattttagggCAAATTACTTTGACGGCACTTTAAGTAATATCTGATCACTCACTTTTAGCCCtcatattaatattcaaaacaaatcgtcccttcaacttttagaaagttcaccaatacatttttttgtcaatttttggttaaacataactgtttaaacttaattttttttatatattatctttaatcttaattattatatatatatataattattaaatctctctctttttatatatatatatatatatatatatatatatatatatatatatatatatatatatatatatatattatcattaatttttattttgatataattattaaatctcttttatatatagataatatatatatatatattatatatataaaacaaaatttaaaaataatttatatatattatctttaattattaaattttatatatagaatatatattttaaaaaataatttgaggtttaATATTAATGGTGACCTTCCAACTActctattaattttaattttcaaattaatttttaaaatatatattatataaattaatgtttaaagataataatatataaaatcaccaataatgaataaaaaactttcaaaaataatttgcaCAATTACCaaattatagtatatataaGTCATTCATGAattaaaataggaaaaaaaaaattaaaaatccaacATTCAAAACACCATTCATCCctttatttctaaaatttggaaaattttagaaagaaaaatccTCACAGATTCTAGAATATTCTAATTGAAATAATGtctcacttaatttattttcgGTAAACATCAAGGCATATTAAATTCGGTAAAATCTAGTGACTCCATGTTGCCATCATCAAATATAGTGCTGTCATATTTTCCTTCATCGTCGCTGTCCAATTCTTTCACATTCGAAGTAATTCGATTCTGGTATCTTCTACTACGAAGAATGAACAcgttaaaataataacttaccACGTTTTCCCAATTTTGTTTGGAAATAACTTTAACATGAATTTCATAGTTAATGAATTACTTCGTTTTACTATATTGTTGAAATTTTGTTCTTGCATTCTTGTCCAAGAAAGAGAAACATCCTCACCCATTCTATCAAACTTCCAATCATAGAACAATGAACCAATTTGGCGTTTTAGTTCCACCCTCTTCTCCGCCGAAACTTGGTGCAGAAAATTGAACTGGTTGTTCACATTCACATGTTTCACCCCTCCCTTTACCAACGACAGAATAAGTATCAAATTCAATTTCGGGCACACAATATATGTTGCCTAGCCATTTTGGGTCGGATGTGTTATCGGAGTAGGTGCATTGAGTCAGCTCAAACATTTGAGTTTGATAGAGCGTGCCGATACGCTTGCCTTGGTCTTTCAGATTAATCAAATTAGGAGTATCTTCCTTTTTAGTAGGATATGTCCTTGTTCTTCTAAGTTTTGAAAACTCTTTTTAGACGTCCTGACGTGATTAACAACTCTGCTGTGAGATGATGTGCATGGATCATATGCAAATATATGGCACTCGGGAAAGAAAACAATCTATTGCTATACTTCTCTTTTAACCGTTGATTGAGATCCGTAAAATCTTCGCGTACATAGAAGAATTTATTTTCACCTTCTTctacatatatttaaacaaaaattacaaattaatttatattgaaaaatgtATATACAAACCTAGCTACTAGTATAtgtagaaagagagaaaatatattctttgttgatgttttttttagattattattcgGAGTATTTATAGTTTTGATTGTGATATACAAATTGGAATATCATAGtaaatatagattttttatAAGAACGAAGCTAatagattataaatattttcatggTTACATTTCTAAGTTTGGGTTGTGGAGGTCTAATAATTTGATCTGGTATTTATAGCCTATTTCCTAATGGATTTGGGATGTTACATTACTAAATAgacattttgtttttaatttaatttttttttgtagtccACCAAAAGTTGGTGAAACCCAATTAAAATATGTACAATAAAACAAGTTATAACAGAAGTTGAtaaactgtaaaaaaaaaaaacatcacaatacattcatttaaataaagaatgaatGTGTGCTTATTAAGGGACATGTCTAAATATATATTCCTTACAAATGGATTGGGAATTATGAACAATTACAAATgggataaaattattaatctctAAAGTCATAACAAATAATTCACAATTACTGGGTCATTATTATTCTAAGAGgcatatatttaaacaaaaccaGTTTATCATAAAGGATCGGAGCATATATGTCCCATCAAACtttttgtttgaatcattgTTTTCAATTATTTGTAATGATATGTTATCTATTTGTATAAAGTTTGTTTTcttacacacaaaaaaaattgaatataaaatattattaacaagaAAAGATT includes:
- the LOC124941633 gene encoding uncharacterized protein LOC124941633, with the translated sequence MTWNIRDINDPIKSKEIRKIIDDQKLTILGILETKVKDRNVDRIKCLCMDSKWGLLHNSNNRTDSIWVIMVEAKSKIDDNSFRLAIVYGINSITDRSLLWRCLKDRIDDKDPWAVLGDFNVTMAENERSPDSDFIHDMIDFNDCIRDIGCVEPTNSGNFFTWSSMRGDEHIRRSRIDRGLINASWAVKYPMSHIHVLNPGISDHCPIKLFWEKDKKMRHTFKFFNFWMDKSNFKSILNEVWSTQVDGSNMFMVSENLRLLKNQLVKFDRRKFSNISKRVMAAREVLDEAQKDNADFVQGQDQIQDLAVQYYQGLMGTKAGQQYSHLNTLYQIVDKRISVDDSRDLIRVVSREEVWKALTNINGNKSPGPDGFNAEFFKVNWDIVGHDITEGNILKGYGKKRISPQGAFKIDIRKAFDFVNAFLPPVSLCVSMERTLATSKAKVATVITLSTLSTRRRRLLTFVLLTTTRADVDTVKTIKDAINFFYDVTCLLINEEKSAAFYGGVNDEIKARIQDIMGISEGSFSVRYLGILLTVRQIHVVHCRPLIEKVKNVIMGWATKKLSYAGRIELVGSVVMGLIGYWSQQIVLPKKVMQELDTLLRDFIWGTHGRGGKKSSGLMCVNLRMKEVWV